One region of Thiorhodovibrio frisius genomic DNA includes:
- a CDS encoding TorF family putative porin, whose translation MKKIAMKETARIHRSSPRLAGLAAAVALSLAGTNVALAQGAGPWDFSANIGAVSNYMWRGVTQTGDGAAVQGGLDVAHESGFYAGTWASNIDWDDGTQTVTGVVRLDPTTGRPTVVGTTSGNNSGLPTYELDLYAGYDFSLPDENASLGLNTIYYAYPDSSGNVDFWEIGISGGYDFGPAAVSGGIQYTAWNGKVNDGGMFAEGDLYYSAALDVPLPRDFSFGVFGGYYDFDNDRYFYADSNGVAKKASYDYWHWGATVSKEAGDFGTFSFTYEQVDADGDYYDEDAQVWVGWNKTF comes from the coding sequence GGTCGTCGCCGCGACTCGCCGGTCTGGCGGCGGCAGTCGCTCTCTCGCTGGCCGGCACCAACGTCGCGCTGGCACAAGGGGCGGGGCCTTGGGATTTCAGCGCAAACATTGGCGCCGTTTCTAATTACATGTGGCGCGGCGTTACCCAGACGGGGGACGGCGCGGCAGTGCAGGGTGGGCTGGATGTGGCTCACGAGAGCGGCTTCTATGCTGGTACTTGGGCGTCGAACATCGATTGGGACGATGGAACCCAAACAGTGACCGGGGTTGTGCGACTCGATCCAACCACGGGGCGCCCAACGGTTGTGGGCACGACATCCGGCAATAATTCGGGTTTGCCGACCTATGAACTCGACTTGTATGCGGGTTACGACTTTAGCCTGCCTGATGAAAACGCCAGCTTGGGCCTCAATACCATCTACTACGCCTATCCTGACAGCTCGGGTAACGTCGACTTTTGGGAAATCGGTATCTCTGGTGGCTATGATTTCGGTCCTGCTGCCGTGTCTGGCGGCATTCAATATACCGCATGGAACGGCAAGGTGAACGATGGCGGCATGTTCGCGGAGGGCGACCTTTACTACAGCGCCGCCTTGGATGTCCCGCTTCCCCGGGATTTTAGTTTCGGCGTTTTCGGCGGTTACTATGACTTTGATAATGACCGCTATTTCTACGCCGACAGTAATGGTGTCGCAAAAAAAGCCTCCTACGATTACTGGCATTGGGGGGCGACCGTCAGCAAAGAGGCGGGCGACTTTGGGACCTTTAGCTTCACTTATGAACAAGTGGATGCCGATGGCGACTACTATGACGAAGATGCCCAAGTCTGGGTCGGTTGGAACAAAACGTTCTAA